The Aeoliella mucimassa genome includes the window GACAAATCAAACGCATCGCGGGCCCGCCCGGAGGCCACGAGGTCGACCGCCCGTTCGTAGTACTGGTTGAGGTTCTCTCCCGCCACGGCTTGCTCGATGGCTGGCATCTGGCGACTGACCAGTTCGCGAAGCCTGGCGCGGCGCTGCAAGCGGAGCGAGAACACATCGGGCTGAAGCTGCAAGTCGTCGACTCGCACCCCATCCATTTTGTCCATCTTCATGTCGTCCCCGGGGGGATACAACGTGTACGGATCGTACGCTTTGCCGAGGAATCCAGCGGTACCACCCTTACCGACAACGTTGCTCTCCTGCAGCGGGCGAGGGAGCATCACGAACGGCAGCATCGGATCTTGCGTCGGCTTCAGCCGCACGATGTTCGAACCGAAGTTCGGAAAGTCCTTAGGACTCGGCGGTTCGAGTTGTCCGGAGGGACTCACCTTGTCGGTGGTGTAGCCGGTCATCATTTGATAGATCGCCGCGGTGTGATTGAACAACCCGTTCGGCGTGTAACTCATCGAGCGAATCATCGTGAAACGATCGTTAAGTTGCGACAACTTCGGCAGGACTTCAGTGAATTGAATGCCTGGAATCTTCGTGGAAATCGGCTTGAACACGCTCCGCACGTTGTCCGGCACGTTTTCTTTTGGGTCCCACAAATCGAGGTGACTCGGACCACCTTGCAGGTAGCACAGAATCACGCTCTTCGCTTTGCCCCAGCCGGGAGCGGCCGAAGTGCTGGCGCTGGCTTGGGCTTGAAGCTGCAGCAACGAACCAAGCGACAGTCCCAGCAAGCCCGAAGTGCCGACGCGCAGCACGTCGCGACGCGTGGGACGCAAATGCGAATCGCACAAGTCTCTAACAGCCGAGTTTCCAGTGATACGCCACATAGGGGACCTCGCTTGGGCAGAGCGTTAGTGGTTGTACAGAAAGGCCGGGCTGTTCAACAACGCCCAGGCCAGATCCTGCGCTGCAGTCAGTCGCAGGTTGTTCAATTGTTGTTTGCTGAGCAGCAGTTCCTGTTCCATGCGACGAAGCTGCTCATCGATCGGCAACGGCTGGCTTGCTTTCTGGAGCTGCGATTGCAACTCCTGCTCCCTGGCATCCATCGCCAGCGGTTGCTGAGCAGTTGCAAGTTGTTGTTGCAGTTCCTTCAGACGCGAGTCGTTCGCCTGGCGATAGTCGGCCAACGATTTCTTTTGCTCGTCCGATCGCTCGGCTGCGGCCACTTGCAGAATGGCATCGACCTCGGGGGGCAATCCAAAGTCGGCCTCTCCTTCGGCGTCGGTGGTCGACAGTCGGAACCGGCCGAGTTGATGCTTGCTGTCGGTATACAAGTGCTGCAGCTGCAACTGCAGTTGCTGGTTCTCCTCCAACAACACCGGCGTGGCGAATCGGAACACGGCCACATGGCGTTGGCCCGCCTGGCCGCTAATTGCCCACCCGTTATTGCGGTCGCTCAGGTTACCATCAATGGCCGAGGCGACCGAGTAGTTTTCCTGGCTGTAATCGGCCTTGGCCGAATCGAAGGTAAGCGGCTCACCAGCGGTGGCTGCTGCTTCGCTCGACGCATCGAACACTTGAGCGGAGAACTCCGTCAACACAAAGTTGCCATTGTGGGCCAAGCCAGGACCCGATTCGGGATGATTCGCATCCGGCAACGCTTCGAGAAGAATCGCGGTAACTCGCTCCGGAACAGAGGTGCCCGAGATCGTGAAGGCTCCCTTCGCGGGCTCGACCTTCGCCAGAATCGAGCCATCGTCCTGGGGAATCAACTCGCCTGGGATGGTGGTGTTCAATTGCAGCGGGGTAAACGCGTGCCAAGGGGTAAACTGCCCGCGCAGCTCTGCTTCCCACTCGGCCGAAGTCGTGGCGAGAGCCTCCGTGTACTGCTTGAGATTCTGCTCAGCCGCCGCGATGGCCTGGTTTCGCTGCTGTTCCATTCGCTTGCGTTCTGCGGCGATGCTCACTCGATGCGAGGCCAGCTCTGCACTCAGGTGGATGACCTGTTGCTGCCGCGCCAGTTCGCGTTGCGCCAACTGCTGCGTGAGTTCCACCACGTAGCGATCGCGGTTCTCTACCAAATGATCATGGTCCTGGCGAATCTCGTCGAAGATCGCTTGGGCCGCTGTCGTCTCGTCGCTGATTGGCGGGCGGTTGAGAATGCGCAGGTAGATTTCTTCGATCAACACCGCGTCGCTCGTATCGGCAGCAGCCAAGTGGGCGATAGTGTTCTCGCCGTTGCTAATCGCGTTGCCGATAGTCGGTCCCGTCACAAAGGCCATGACTGGGCCGAGTTGCATCTCGTTCACCCGTTCACACTCGCAAGCACTTTCGCGAGCCGGGCGGCCGAGATTGTCGAGGAACCCATCGGCCAGCTTAATGCCGGAGTCGGGCAGCGCTGCTGCACGAGTGCCGGCCGGAACTCCTGGCAAATGCATCGCAGTACCGGTGACTTGGTGCACCGCGTCGTACAGAACCTCGGCGGGAAGTCGGCGCGGGCGGGCGTGAGAGAAGTTCAACGTGTCGTCGACATTCCAGTCGTTCGATGCGACGCTTCGCTGGTAGGTGTCCGACTTGCAAATCAGTTTCACCAGATGCTGGGTATCGAAGTCGCTGCTGACAAACTCGTTCGTCAAGTAATCGAGCAACTCAGGGTTCGAAGGAGGATTGCCGGCGCGAATGTCGTCGATCGGTTCGATGATGCCGGTGCCGAGCAGGTAGCCCCACAAGCGATTCGCATAACTGCGAGCAAAGTAAGGGTTGTCGGGCGAGGTAATCCAGGCAGCCAATTCTTGTCGCCGGGTCGCGTTGTTGGGCGACTCGTACGACACTTCGTAGGGGAACGACGGAGGAGTAACCTGCCCGGTTCGCTCGTGCACCATCTCTCCCTGGCTGGCGTCGGCGACCACTTCGAACAGCGGTTTGTTGCCTTCGACCGCGGTGCCGCCGATCGTGCGATCGCCGCTCTCCGGATCGCGTTCTCGAGTAACTTGCGAAAAATACGCGGCCATCTCGTAGTACTCATCCTGCGTCCACCGCTCAAACGGATGATCGTGGCACTTGTTGCAGTTGAACCGCGTCGACAGGAACAGATGGGTCGTGTTCTCCATCGTGTCCTCCGGCGTGCGGAGAATCTTGTAGTACGACGCGGCCGGATTCTCACGATTCGATCCGCTGGCGGTGATAATCTTGGCGACGAATTCATCGTACGGAGTGTTGCCACTGATTTCGTCGCGAATCCACTGTCGAAAAGCGGTCGCCCCTTCGCGTCCGAGGAACTTGCCATTCACCTGCAGCAGATCGGCCCACTTGTTGCTCCAATGCTCCACGTACGACGGACTGCCAACGAGTTGATCGACCAACGCATCGCGTTTGGTTTGAGAGTCGCGTGTGTTGTCCACGAACTGGGCAATCTGATCGGTCGTGGGTGGCAACCCGGTAAGATCGAGGTAAACCCGACGCACGAACGCGTAGTCGTCGGCGACCGGCGAAGGCAGTGTCTTGGTGCGTTTGAGTTTCTCGTCCACCAAGCGGTCTATGTCATTCGTCGCAGGCTGCTCGGCC containing:
- a CDS encoding DUF1549 domain-containing protein, with translation MFALIVVGLMMSPDAVAAAEESSPSVSFANDIQPIFAAHCYGCHQPAKPSGNYSMTSFDRLIAIGDRGEQPVVAGKPHDSLLVSLITPTDGQAEMPADGEPLSAAEIELITRWIAAGAMDDTPAASEPPIDQAHPPVYTQPPVVTSIDYSPDGQLLAIAGYHEVRLHRAEGFELVGRLVGLSERIETVRFSPDGKRLAVAGGNPAQRGEIQIWDVMDQELLLSHMVSYDTLRGVSWSPDGKQVAFGATDNTIRAIDSESGEQLLFQGAPNDWPLDTVYSVDGSHLVAVGRDMTAKLVEVPNERFVDNITSITPGALKGGIHSVARHPERDEILFGGADGVPRIYRMHRQTKRVIGDDANLLLEFSPLPGRIFSIDISPEGSLVAAASSLNGQGALHLYRIDPAQAPSEEIKQLLFKPTHSRSADENQKLKTYFTESVTVVAELTIENSPLYSVAISPDGTRVVAAGRDGVVRMVDGATGELLHQFDVVELQSSPADEQAEAELASTSNTDTPSTSTAANEPVVPDDSPIARVVVEPTQVDAASLTHPVQLTVTAELEDGRRYDVTRQVAFQLDTTVAQVDGYGELLPIAAGSTRLQVSFHNMSTEVPVEIRASENASIDYIRDVNPILTRAGCNAGTCHGAKDGKNGFKLSLRGYDSLYDIRSLTDDHASRRVNLASPGESLMLLKAIGVVPHEGGQVIEPGSRYYHTLREWIESGAGLNTNTPRVIGVRISPTNPVVEQIGERQQFRVIAEYADGATRDVTADAFIESGNADVAEPAGDHAGLIVTLRRGEAPVLVRYEGAYAATTLTIMGDRTGFEWAEQPATNDIDRLVDEKLKRTKTLPSPVADDYAFVRRVYLDLTGLPPTTDQIAQFVDNTRDSQTKRDALVDQLVGSPSYVEHWSNKWADLLQVNGKFLGREGATAFRQWIRDEISGNTPYDEFVAKIITASGSNRENPAASYYKILRTPEDTMENTTHLFLSTRFNCNKCHDHPFERWTQDEYYEMAAYFSQVTRERDPESGDRTIGGTAVEGNKPLFEVVADASQGEMVHERTGQVTPPSFPYEVSYESPNNATRRQELAAWITSPDNPYFARSYANRLWGYLLGTGIIEPIDDIRAGNPPSNPELLDYLTNEFVSSDFDTQHLVKLICKSDTYQRSVASNDWNVDDTLNFSHARPRRLPAEVLYDAVHQVTGTAMHLPGVPAGTRAAALPDSGIKLADGFLDNLGRPARESACECERVNEMQLGPVMAFVTGPTIGNAISNGENTIAHLAAADTSDAVLIEEIYLRILNRPPISDETTAAQAIFDEIRQDHDHLVENRDRYVVELTQQLAQRELARQQQVIHLSAELASHRVSIAAERKRMEQQRNQAIAAAEQNLKQYTEALATTSAEWEAELRGQFTPWHAFTPLQLNTTIPGELIPQDDGSILAKVEPAKGAFTISGTSVPERVTAILLEALPDANHPESGPGLAHNGNFVLTEFSAQVFDASSEAAATAGEPLTFDSAKADYSQENYSVASAIDGNLSDRNNGWAISGQAGQRHVAVFRFATPVLLEENQQLQLQLQHLYTDSKHQLGRFRLSTTDAEGEADFGLPPEVDAILQVAAAERSDEQKKSLADYRQANDSRLKELQQQLATAQQPLAMDAREQELQSQLQKASQPLPIDEQLRRMEQELLLSKQQLNNLRLTAAQDLAWALLNSPAFLYNH
- a CDS encoding DUF1501 domain-containing protein, which produces MWRITGNSAVRDLCDSHLRPTRRDVLRVGTSGLLGLSLGSLLQLQAQASASTSAAPGWGKAKSVILCYLQGGPSHLDLWDPKENVPDNVRSVFKPISTKIPGIQFTEVLPKLSQLNDRFTMIRSMSYTPNGLFNHTAAIYQMMTGYTTDKVSPSGQLEPPSPKDFPNFGSNIVRLKPTQDPMLPFVMLPRPLQESNVVGKGGTAGFLGKAYDPYTLYPPGDDMKMDKMDGVRVDDLQLQPDVFSLRLQRRARLRELVSRQMPAIEQAVAGENLNQYYERAVDLVASGRARDAFDLSQEQDSVRDRFGRNTFGQSCLLARRLVEAGTRVVEVVWPKVANSDNHSWDQHSDLSKRMRDQSAPMFDNGISALIEDLDERGMLEDTLLVVVGEFGRSPQRGVSTSGNNNSDDGRDHWPYCYTAVVAGAGTKRGYVHGESDATGSAPLVDPVHPTELLATIYHAFGINPETTVLNHLKQPRELVKAKAVTRLFA